A region from the Haliaeetus albicilla chromosome 16, bHalAlb1.1, whole genome shotgun sequence genome encodes:
- the IFITM10 gene encoding interferon-induced transmembrane protein 10 isoform X3, protein MGAPPPLALPSSRNSSAEEAEPEAVLSRICSDSPHPSLAERGDAAAATTERTQDPPLGPPCPFEGVAWTPRPPQGPPQGCFACIAKPPALRQASPVLSPSSAVYLMESKSCKGDSLRPAVPCKHSVEKKTMTNPTTVIEIYPDTTEVNDYYLWSIFNFVYLNFCCLGFIALAYSLKVRDKKLLNDLNGAVEDAKTARLFNITSSALATFCIILIFIFLRYPLTDY, encoded by the exons ATGggtgctccccccccccttgccctcccctcctcccgCAACTCCAGCGCCGAGGAAGCCGAGCCGGAGGCAGTGCTGAGCCGGATATGCAGCGACTCCCCGCATCCCTCCTT GGCAGAGCGCGGTGACGCCGCGGCAGCCACCACGGAGAGGACACAGGACCCCCCCCTGGGCCCACCGTGCCCCTTCGAGGGGGTGGCCTGGACCCCGagacccccccagggacccccgcAGGGCTGCTTCGCCTGCATCGCCAAGCCCCCGGCTCTCCGGCAAGCTTCGCCCGTCCTGTCTCCTTCTTCTGCCGTTTATCTCATGGAGAGCAAGAGCTGCAAAGGGGACAGCCTGCGGCCAGCAGTCCCGTGCAAGCACTCGGTAGAGAAGAAGACGATGACCAACCCCACCACCGTCATCGAAATCTACCCCGACACCACCGAGGTGAACGACTACTATCTCTGGTCCATCTTCAACTTTGTATACCTCAACTTCTGCTGCCTCGGCTTCATCGCCTTGGCCTATTCATTGAAA GTCCGGGATAAGAAACTCCTCAATGACTTAAATGGAGCAGTTGAAGATGCCAAGACAGCCCGGCTTTTCAACATCACCAGCTCAGCCCTTGCCACCTTCTGTATTATCCTTATCTTCATCTTCCTGCGATACCCCCTCACTGACTACTAG
- the IFITM10 gene encoding interferon-induced transmembrane protein 10 isoform X5, giving the protein MNTRAERGDAAAATTERTQDPPLGPPCPFEGVAWTPRPPQGPPQGCFACIAKPPALRQASPVLSPSSAVYLMESKSCKGDSLRPAVPCKHSVEKKTMTNPTTVIEIYPDTTEVNDYYLWSIFNFVYLNFCCLGFIALAYSLKVRDKKLLNDLNGAVEDAKTARLFNITSSALATFCIILIFIFLRYPLTDY; this is encoded by the exons ATGAACACGAG GGCAGAGCGCGGTGACGCCGCGGCAGCCACCACGGAGAGGACACAGGACCCCCCCCTGGGCCCACCGTGCCCCTTCGAGGGGGTGGCCTGGACCCCGagacccccccagggacccccgcAGGGCTGCTTCGCCTGCATCGCCAAGCCCCCGGCTCTCCGGCAAGCTTCGCCCGTCCTGTCTCCTTCTTCTGCCGTTTATCTCATGGAGAGCAAGAGCTGCAAAGGGGACAGCCTGCGGCCAGCAGTCCCGTGCAAGCACTCGGTAGAGAAGAAGACGATGACCAACCCCACCACCGTCATCGAAATCTACCCCGACACCACCGAGGTGAACGACTACTATCTCTGGTCCATCTTCAACTTTGTATACCTCAACTTCTGCTGCCTCGGCTTCATCGCCTTGGCCTATTCATTGAAA GTCCGGGATAAGAAACTCCTCAATGACTTAAATGGAGCAGTTGAAGATGCCAAGACAGCCCGGCTTTTCAACATCACCAGCTCAGCCCTTGCCACCTTCTGTATTATCCTTATCTTCATCTTCCTGCGATACCCCCTCACTGACTACTAG
- the IFITM10 gene encoding interferon-induced transmembrane protein 10 isoform X4: MQRLPASLLVSIPRSSWCLRRRRMDGRTGSQRAERGDAAAATTERTQDPPLGPPCPFEGVAWTPRPPQGPPQGCFACIAKPPALRQASPVLSPSSAVYLMESKSCKGDSLRPAVPCKHSVEKKTMTNPTTVIEIYPDTTEVNDYYLWSIFNFVYLNFCCLGFIALAYSLKVRDKKLLNDLNGAVEDAKTARLFNITSSALATFCIILIFIFLRYPLTDY, translated from the exons ATGCAGCGACTCCCCGCATCCCTCCTTGTGAGTATCCCTCGCTCCTCCTGGTGCCTTCGGAGGAGACGGATGGACGGACGGACGGGCAGCCAGAG GGCAGAGCGCGGTGACGCCGCGGCAGCCACCACGGAGAGGACACAGGACCCCCCCCTGGGCCCACCGTGCCCCTTCGAGGGGGTGGCCTGGACCCCGagacccccccagggacccccgcAGGGCTGCTTCGCCTGCATCGCCAAGCCCCCGGCTCTCCGGCAAGCTTCGCCCGTCCTGTCTCCTTCTTCTGCCGTTTATCTCATGGAGAGCAAGAGCTGCAAAGGGGACAGCCTGCGGCCAGCAGTCCCGTGCAAGCACTCGGTAGAGAAGAAGACGATGACCAACCCCACCACCGTCATCGAAATCTACCCCGACACCACCGAGGTGAACGACTACTATCTCTGGTCCATCTTCAACTTTGTATACCTCAACTTCTGCTGCCTCGGCTTCATCGCCTTGGCCTATTCATTGAAA GTCCGGGATAAGAAACTCCTCAATGACTTAAATGGAGCAGTTGAAGATGCCAAGACAGCCCGGCTTTTCAACATCACCAGCTCAGCCCTTGCCACCTTCTGTATTATCCTTATCTTCATCTTCCTGCGATACCCCCTCACTGACTACTAG
- the IFITM10 gene encoding interferon-induced transmembrane protein 10 isoform X1 yields MQRGWLATPPEPPLGSSQVAERGDAAAATTERTQDPPLGPPCPFEGVAWTPRPPQGPPQGCFACIAKPPALRQASPVLSPSSAVYLMESKSCKGDSLRPAVPCKHSVEKKTMTNPTTVIEIYPDTTEVNDYYLWSIFNFVYLNFCCLGFIALAYSLKVRDKKLLNDLNGAVEDAKTARLFNITSSALATFCIILIFIFLRYPLTDY; encoded by the exons atgcagCGCGGCTGGCTGGCAACTCCCCCGGAGCCCCCCCTCGGCTCCTCCCAAGt GGCAGAGCGCGGTGACGCCGCGGCAGCCACCACGGAGAGGACACAGGACCCCCCCCTGGGCCCACCGTGCCCCTTCGAGGGGGTGGCCTGGACCCCGagacccccccagggacccccgcAGGGCTGCTTCGCCTGCATCGCCAAGCCCCCGGCTCTCCGGCAAGCTTCGCCCGTCCTGTCTCCTTCTTCTGCCGTTTATCTCATGGAGAGCAAGAGCTGCAAAGGGGACAGCCTGCGGCCAGCAGTCCCGTGCAAGCACTCGGTAGAGAAGAAGACGATGACCAACCCCACCACCGTCATCGAAATCTACCCCGACACCACCGAGGTGAACGACTACTATCTCTGGTCCATCTTCAACTTTGTATACCTCAACTTCTGCTGCCTCGGCTTCATCGCCTTGGCCTATTCATTGAAA GTCCGGGATAAGAAACTCCTCAATGACTTAAATGGAGCAGTTGAAGATGCCAAGACAGCCCGGCTTTTCAACATCACCAGCTCAGCCCTTGCCACCTTCTGTATTATCCTTATCTTCATCTTCCTGCGATACCCCCTCACTGACTACTAG
- the IFITM10 gene encoding interferon-induced transmembrane protein 10 isoform X2: protein MEGCCPLLPAPLPPAAGPEPATAPRRGGGFVVPGCSGSPSSSSPSCLPSSPPSLLCPLPHSSPRSLLCLPVPLSLLPSPHVSPFWLLPPPFSSPAPPPASPSPHPHFSQGAFCFARAERGDAAAATTERTQDPPLGPPCPFEGVAWTPRPPQGPPQGCFACIAKPPALRQASPVLSPSSAVYLMESKSCKGDSLRPAVPCKHSVEKKTMTNPTTVIEIYPDTTEVNDYYLWSIFNFVYLNFCCLGFIALAYSLKVRDKKLLNDLNGAVEDAKTARLFNITSSALATFCIILIFIFLRYPLTDY, encoded by the exons atggagggatgctgCCCGCTGCTGCCCGCTCCTCtgccccccgccgcggggccggaGCCGGCGACAGCTCCGCGCCGAGGCGGCGGCTTCGTGGTCCCCGGGTGTAGCggttctccctcctcctcctccccctcctgcctgccctcctcccctccctctctcctctgcccactccctcactcctctccccgctctctcctctgtctcccggtccctctctctctcctgccttccccccacGTCTCTCCTTTTtggctccttcccccccctttttcttctccagccccccccccggcctctCCGTCCCCTCACCCCCATTTTTCACAGGGGGCCTTTTGCTTTGCCAGGGCAGAGCGCGGTGACGCCGCGGCAGCCACCACGGAGAGGACACAGGACCCCCCCCTGGGCCCACCGTGCCCCTTCGAGGGGGTGGCCTGGACCCCGagacccccccagggacccccgcAGGGCTGCTTCGCCTGCATCGCCAAGCCCCCGGCTCTCCGGCAAGCTTCGCCCGTCCTGTCTCCTTCTTCTGCCGTTTATCTCATGGAGAGCAAGAGCTGCAAAGGGGACAGCCTGCGGCCAGCAGTCCCGTGCAAGCACTCGGTAGAGAAGAAGACGATGACCAACCCCACCACCGTCATCGAAATCTACCCCGACACCACCGAGGTGAACGACTACTATCTCTGGTCCATCTTCAACTTTGTATACCTCAACTTCTGCTGCCTCGGCTTCATCGCCTTGGCCTATTCATTGAAA GTCCGGGATAAGAAACTCCTCAATGACTTAAATGGAGCAGTTGAAGATGCCAAGACAGCCCGGCTTTTCAACATCACCAGCTCAGCCCTTGCCACCTTCTGTATTATCCTTATCTTCATCTTCCTGCGATACCCCCTCACTGACTACTAG